AGCAATTGTGGAAATGTTGGTCCTTAGGGATGGATCCACGTGTCAAGCTCCCCTAGGGTGATCCCGGGCATGCGGAATCCTCTGAGGGACCTTGTTGTCCAGGTCTGTCAGATGTCTGGGGGTCACTGCGGTTTGTGAGTCTCCAGCATTGACAGGTGGCCCTGGAAGGCAGAAGGGGGAATAGAGAAAGGGTGGGGATGGGACAGGGGGGAGGAGACCCTGTATCTCCATCTGAGGAGAGGGGGATCATGAGGAATCTGGGGGGCCCAAGGGGCAATTTGGTGGTCCTGGGGGCAACTGGTGGGTCTAAGGGTGAAAGTATGGGACCACGGGGTCAACTGACTGTAACTGGGGCGCCTAAGGGATAGTGGGTGTTCTggggacaagggggaatggcaGGGTCTCAGGGATAATTAGGGAgtctgggggcagcagggaagcctGAAGTGGTGCTGGGTGCAAGGGAGGTGTCCTGGAACGGGTCAGAGGACAGTGGGAGTCCCAGGGGGACATAGTCCATGGCTTGCAGTCTATCGGGATTTTGGTTAAGGTTTACCAGGTCAGGAGGActcacaccagcagcagcacgaGCGCCATGGAGCCAAGTGCCAGCCCCAGCAATACCATGTGGCGCAGGCGGGTCTTGCTGTGGGGCCAATGTAGCACAGCTCTGAACCGAGCCTGGAGTCTGTGCTCGTCCTCCACACTTCCCTCTGATACTGTAGAGACACAGACACCTCGGGTCATGGGGCACTGCTTCCCAGGGACCAGGTGTCCTTTTGTAGGACCTGCTCCCGCCACAGACCTCACTGCCCTCTGGGACCCAGGCATCTGGGGGTCCCTGCTCCACCCCATGTGCCCCACTGTCCCCAGAGAAGCCAGGCATCAGGGAACACCTGCTCCACTACACCTGTCCACCATGGACCCAGGTGTACTGGCACCCTACTCACACCCCATGCACCCCCCGCCCATGGGCCCAGGTGTCTGGGGTGCTACTTCACCCCACACTGCTCACTGCCCCCAGGGGTACTCAGGTGTCTGGGCGCACCGTTGAGGTAGAAGTACTTGCGGACCAATGGCTCATAAACCTCCCCCAGGGAACAGGCGATGGTTCCTGGAATGGGGTCATGGATGATCAGAATGCGAGATCCCTCTgtgcttccctgcagctcctcaaaCAGTGTCAGGTCCTGTGTGtacagctggggaagggggggaacaCATCAAGGCAGCCTGGTCCACCAGGTACATGAAACAATATACATGTGCATGCAAAGGCACACGTGTCCTGCACATGCTTGTCATGTCCCACGTGATGAAGCATGCTTCTTGTACCCTTTACtcatgcatgtgcatgcacCTTATGTCCCACGTGCTCCTTGTGCTCTTTGTATGCACAGAGGGATGCACAAGCAGAGCAAAAGCCACTTCCTTGCCACACGTGTGCACACAAGTACACATGAATCTGCAAACACAAGTGACCTGCCTCTTGCTTGTGTGCACCTTTCACATGGGTCAGCACTTGCTTGCATCCTGTGCATGCTTACACACGTGCTACTTATATCTGCTGTATAAGCCATACCTGTATCTATGGATTGTCCTTATGGCAAGCGCACAACTGTGTGCATGCAGGCCTTGCTACCCAGGCCCAGTCCTCTCTTGAATGTCTGTGTACACCCTTGCACAAGCATATATGCAACTCACGTCCTTGGCAAACATCCAGGTAACGGGCAGGCCAGGGAGGGTGGCAAAGGGCACAGAGCAGTGCAGTGTGACGGTTTCATCTGTTTGGGCCCGCAGGACCTGCACTGGGAGCATTGAGAAGCATGTGAGTTCACATCTACTCATGCACTTACAGGAATGAATGTGCTCCTGTGTGACTACAAGTGCTCACGTGCTCGCAGTAGAGGTGCACAGGCATGCACCTCAGCACACTGCTGTGCGTTCATGGTGGGCCCAGCAGGCATGGCCACACATGAGGAATGGCAGTTGCCCCCAGAGACCTGGAGGCACCCAGCGCCGGGGTGGGACTTAGACCAGCCTGGATGCCTGGGTCTACCATGTCCCCATACCTGGGCAATCCAGGGGAAACTGGCAGTCCACGAGGCGGCAGGTAGCACACTGGAAGACGCGAGCAGCTGGCTGGTATCCTAGGATGGAGAGACTTGCTGGTCCCATGGGGATGGGAGATGTATGAGGCGACAGAGGGTGGCAAGACAGAGAGACGGGCACTCACCACAAGGCGGGACacaggctggagctggtggagaGGAAGCAGCATTAGACTGGGGATCACTGGGGATCCGCATCCCTGTGATGAGCTGTTTGGGCTCGTCCCTTGTCCAGCCCAGATGGGATCCCCAGGGGTTTCTTCAGGATGGGGGTGCCCAAggtgggggtccctggggtgTAGATGTCCATGGTGGGGGGGTCTGTGACAGTCCCTTTAGTGGGGGTCCTGGAGAATTTCCAGAGTGGGAGTCTTGGGTGGGCGTCCCCACTGGCCCCATACCTTTCTCCAGATGGCTCAGCTTCGCCCAGATTACGTTGACGGCTGCCTGTAGAGACACCTCAAAGGGCTCTGTCCAGCAGGCCAGGTAGACAATGTAACCTCCCTCTGATCCCCAGAATCCCTCCTCAGACCCCACAGATCCTCTGTACTTGCCTCAACCCCATATGTCCCTACTGGAGTTCCATATATCCCCAAATACCCCCCCAAcaccccgcccctccccccagaAGCTGTATACCTTGAAGCCCACATACCCTCAGGATTCCCCAGCTATCCCCTTACAGCCCCAGACCTCCATATCGTCTTGTATTTCACCACACCCCCCATTCAAGGCCTCCGTGTCCTGTCCCCCATGACCCATGTCCTGACCCTACCCCTCACATGTCCCACATCCCCTGCTCACTCGTCTTGCTCTGCTTCTCCAGAAAATGCAGGGCATCCATGACGATCTCCCGAAGTACATCACGCTGCCCCGACCCTGCGACCAGTACAGGTGTGCTGAGACCAGTACAGGGTTGGGATTGGAGGTTCAGGGATGGGAGGGTCCAGTAAGGGCTGGGAGTTCCTGGGGGTTCCTGCAGTCCTGATCAGGGTTTAGGGATACTGGGGAAGGGTCAGATATTCTTGGGGATTCCTGAGGTCCTAGGTAGGGCCAGGGTGTCCTCAGTGTCCCTGTTCTGGTTTGGGTGATTCTCAGGGTCCTAGGCAGGGTTGGGGTTCCCAGAGGTCCCTGAGGTCCAGGTCAGGACTAGGGAGACATTGGCATTGTTGGGAGTCGTAGGGTGCCTGTCTGGGGTGGGTCCCTGGGGTTTCTGTTTAGGAAAGGGGTCTTCAACTGCCAGGGATCCCGTGTCAGTATGAGGGCATCGGTTGAAGTGGGAAACCCCAGACGGCTCTGGGATCCTGTTCAGAGTGGTGGTCCCCCTTGGGCTGGAGgtccctggtgggatggaggtGCCGGTCAGGATGGGGAACCCATGACGCACCCACAGTGACAGAGGAAAGTGGCTCAGCAGCCTGGGCAAGGGCCTCAAGGCAGCGTTGATGTCGAGGGTCCTTGAGGGGGGCCCCAGTAATGTCATGGCAGAGCTGTTCGCGCTGACTGGGAGGCccaaagcagagcaggcaggagtgCACCGCAGGGAGCCAGGATGCCAGGGCCACCCACTGCCGCAAGGCAAGCCCCCCTGCCTTGATGCCTGGGTTTCCAGGGAGCCAGGGagccagcacccaccaccaccccatgGCCACAAAGTACAGCACCCAAATGCTTGGGTCCCCAGGGAACTGCAGGGTTCCCAGGTGGAGCCCAGGCGCCTGGATACCCAGGAGACAGTGGGGTTCCCAGGTGGAGCCCAGGCGCCTGGATACCCAGGAGACAGTGGGGTTCCCAGGTGGAGCCCAGGCGCCTGGATACCCAGGAGACAGTGGGGTTCCCAGGTGGAGCCCAGGCGCCTGGATACCCAGGAGACAGTGGGGTTCCCAGGTGGAGCCCAGGCGCCTGGATACCCAGGAGACAGTGGGGTTCCCAGGTGGAGCCCAGGCGCCTGGATACCCAGGAGACAGTGGGGTTCCCAGGTGGAGCCCAGGCGCCTGGATACCCAGGAGACAGCGGGGTTCCTATGTAGGTCCCAGATACCTGGGTCCCCCCTTGAGAGGAGTGGGGATACCTAGACATATGAGTCCCCTGGGGTGTGTCGGCTGGAGAATGGGCTCCCAGACCCTCATTTTGGTCTCCCCAGATTTTCTGCCTTCAGTCCCTGCCAGTCACTTTACTTGGTGACCCAAAATCCCCTCTGTTTTGATGTCCAATTCCTTGCCTTTGTCCCTATGACCCTGTCCTGTCAGCACCCCCAGTCCAGTCTCTTGCAGAGAGGAACTATGCAAGGCTTCTCCTTTTCATTCCTCCATGTCCCACCTCATTAACACCTCCTTGCTCTTCCACCCAGGTGAGCCAGCCCGATCCACGGTAGAGCGGCAGATCTTGCTGCACAAGGGGGTTTCCTAAGGCAGGAAAATGCCAGGGCAGCGGAGACACCCACTGAGAGCTGACAGCTCTCATGAAAGATGCTTTCAAGGTCTAGGCATTGCCAGAGCAACCgcagccaccccacccccataaAAAGCAGCCTATGGAGCACTAGTGGCCAGGAGCACTGCCAGCAGAGCAGGCCAACTGTGTGGTGATCAGCCAGGGTGTGCGCAGCAGTTTGCATGGCAGTTTGCGCAGGAAGGGCGTCATCATCCTACCAGCAAAAGAAGCGAGTTCAGTGGTGGTCATCACTCTCCCAGGAGGAGCTTGGCTATGGTATCCACCTGGAAGAAAGCTCTGTACTCTGCACTCACCAGGATGGATGTGGCAACCCAGAGAGAGCTCCGGTGAAAACATGCAGGCATCCAGGCCTCGGGCTGCAGGGCATGCAAGTGCCTTTCATGGATGGCAGTGGTGAGAAGAGCTCTGTGGGGTGTGGACAAGTGGATGgtctgctcagcctggtggcagagctACAAGAGGAAGTAGAAAGTTCAAGGAGCATTGAGAAGTCTGAGGAAAGCATAGACTGGTGGAACCATGCTCTGCCCTCCATGAGACAGAAACAGGAACAGCCACCAGAAGAAAATCAAGATCAAGGGGATCCTGTATCCTCCCTCTGCTAGGCTGAAGGTGGTGGTTTAAAGGGTAGGAGTGAATGGAGGCAAGTCCATGCTCGGGGTGGCAGGCAAACTCTCCTTGGCCACCTCGTCTTCCCAGGTGACTCTGTACAACAGGTATGAGGCTCTGGATGTAGACGGCCAGTCGATGGATGATGTGGATGACAGTCCATCTACACCAGAGGTATTGCCAAGGTCAGAACGGAAAGAGCC
This genomic interval from Falco peregrinus isolate bFalPer1 chromosome 2, bFalPer1.pri, whole genome shotgun sequence contains the following:
- the LOC129783788 gene encoding sperm acrosome membrane-associated protein 6-like, whose amino-acid sequence is MGWWWVLAPWLPGNPGIKAGGLALRQWVALASWLPAVHSCLLCFGPPSQREQLCHDITGAPLKDPRHQRCLEALAQAAEPLSSVTVGSGQRDVLREIVMDALHFLEKQSKTKPFEVSLQAAVNVIWAKLSHLEKAPACVPPCGYQPAARVFQCATCRLVDCQFPLDCPVQVLRAQTDETVTLHCSVPFATLPGLPVTWMFAKDLYTQDLTLFEELQGSTEGSRILIIHDPIPGTIACSLGEVYEPLVRKYFYLNGAPRHLSTPGGSEQCGVK